GCAAGCACTTTAATCCTGACCCTTTTGCCTACCATGAGGAGGTAGAGCTGACAATCGACGACCTCACGAATCTAGGTGTGGGAGTCGGTCGGGTCGATGGCTGGGTCGTGATGGTGCCATTTGTGATACCGGGTGAGCGTGTGCGGGTGAGGATTTTTGCCAACCGGAAGACATTTTCGGAAGGCGACCTAGTGCGTGTTATCGATGCGAGCCCGGATCGGGTCGGCCCGAAGTGTCAGCTCTACGAAACCTGTGGTGGCTGCCAATATCAGCATATGTCTTATCCTGCTCAGTTGGCGCATAAGCGCTCCCATGTGGCAGATGTTATGCAACGATTGGGTGAGATCGACCACCCGGTCGAGGCGGCTCATGGGTCTCCGGTAGATTATGGCTATCGCTCTAAGCTGACACCGCATTGGAATCGGGGGGCACGCAGTGGTCCGATTGGGGATATCGGGTTTTTGCGTTATGGCTCACGGCGTAGTCTGATCGATGTGCCGCAGTGCCCAATTGCTACGCATGGGATCAATACCACGCTTCCTCACGCCCGCGAGCGGGTCAGGCATCCCAAGACTGCGCGGGAGAAAAAGGTTTTGAAGCAAAAGGGAGGGACTCTGTTGCTGCGCGACGTAGCGGAAGGTGTGGTGACCGAGCATGAGAAAGTGGTGACCGAGCGTGTGGGGGAGAAAGTATTTCAGTTCAAGGCAGGAGACTTTTTTCAAAATAACCCGTTTATTTTGCCGGAGTTAGTGGCATATGTGGCCAGTGAAGCGAAAACTCCGCATACGCGCTATCTCATCGATGCTTATTGTGGTGTGGGTTTATTCGGGATCTCGCTTGCTGGGTATTTTGAACAAATCGCTGGAGTCGAAGTGAGCGAGTCTGCGGTTCTGTGGGCGCAGGGGAATGCGCGCATAAATTTTGTTGAAAATGCCCGCTTTATGGTGGGGGCCGCAGAAGCAATTTTTGAGGGACTTACCTTTCCGAGTGAGGTGACGGCTATGATCATCGATCCTCCGCGAAAAGGCTGTGACGTGGGGTTCTTGGAGCAGCTCTTTGCCTACGGGCCGGCCAGGCTCGTCTATGTGTCTTGCGACCCAGCTACTCAGGCGCGTGACCTCAAGGCGATGTGTGCAGAGGGATACCGCGTTGAGCGAGTAAAGCCTTTCGACCTGTTCCCACAGACGCGGCATATAGAGAACGTAGTTACGCTATCGCGGGAGTCCTGATCCTTATTAATGGTTAGGAGCTTACTCGAGCTTTACGGCTGGGAGCATTCTCAAAAACCCAGAGCGCTTCTTTCAGTGTCTGCTCATTGAAAGGTTTGGAGAGAAAGTCGTCTGCTCCGGAGCGAATGGCAGTGTGGCGATCTTTGAGCTCATCGTTAGCTGATAGAAAAAAGATCGGAATCTCTGCCAGAGCCGGGATTTGTCGAATTTTGCTGCAGGCTTCCACTCCATCCATGACTGGCATCGTGTAATCGAGTAGGACCAGGTCGGGTAAGATTTCGTCTGCTTTCTCCACGGCCTCTTTCCCGTTTTTTGCTGAGTGGCCCTCATATCCCATGGTTTCGAGAACAGCTATGGCCAGCTCGATATTCACACCGTGGTCGTCTGCTACGAGTGCTTTCTTCATATCTGAAATGGGGAAATTGGTTTTAGTTTAACGTTGAATAACTCGCCGATCAGTCACTTAGCTTGAAAAATTAAAGAGCTTTTAGTAGCTTTTTCTAACCTACCTTGCGGACTGAAATTTCAGGCCGCTGAAAATAAAAATATCCTCCCATACTCTCATACTCGTTGCGAGAGAACCTAACAAATGAATCCAGGTCATGCCGTTATGGTAAAGTCCAACCGTCAGTTGGGCTCGGTTCTTGTCGAAAGAGGCCTCATTGAGCATCGGCACCTTGAGGCCGCGAGCGAACGTCTTATCGACGCTATGCAAAACCCGGGCAAGCTCACGGCGAGTATCTTATCCATTCTTATCTTTGAGCTTCAAGAGCTCGAGGAGTCGGCTTTGATCGCCTATCTTGTAGAAGAGGAAAATCTTGGAGCGCTTCCGTTAGGAAGCACTGAATTTGATCCATCAGCGTGGCCAGATTTCGCAGCAGGGCTTGCGGGGGCGACACGGACGATCCCGGTTGATCGTAAAGATGGTTTCATCACTGTGGCTACCAGTTACTATTTGAGCCCTCCTGCACGCGAGTATTGGGAATCAGAATTGAGCGAGCATATCATTTGGACCGTCGCGCCGTTGCTCCAGATCGAAAAGCGGATTGAGTCGCTAATAGATGCTCAGTCACAGGCAAATACCAGTGCTTCAGGCGTGGAGAGGAGTATGCCAATCCGTAATACCTAAAACTCTGGGCTGAATTCAAAGATGATATTGTCGCATTGATTATAGCCCATTGAAGAAACTGGGATCAATCTTTGTATCCATGGCATTAGCACGCATCCAAGTAAACATACTAAGCAAGCTCTCGGAGTTTGGAAATCTCGACGAAGAAGCCATCAAAGAAATCCTCTCGATAGAAGAGGAGCTTTCGGGCGAGGCGGTGGATAATATGTTGTTGGAGAAGTATGGCGTGAGCGAATTTCAGCTTCTCGTTGCTAAGGCTAAGGCCTTTGATCTGACTCCGTTCAATGCTTCCCTATTTCAGGTGAGCGAACATACCTTCGAATACCTAGAGCGTGATTTTTGCTTGGAAAACAAGGTATTGCCGATCGGCACGGTGGGTGAGTTTTTAGTAGTGGCAGTCTCCAATCCTTTTGACGTTCAGCTCAATCAGAAGATCCAGGATATCACACGTTTACGCGTATCGACTTTGCTGGCTCTCGAGCGCGACATCAATGCAAAGCTTGAGACGAAGGATGAGGAAAAAGCCCAGGTCTCAGACTATTCGGACGTCGTGGACGCCCTGGGAAATGAATTTGAAGAGGGTGAAGAACTGGAAGATGCGATCACCGACGAAGAGTCCGCTCCCATCATCAAGTTGGCGAATCGGATTATCGAAGACGCCTATTTTTCTGGAGGTTCAGACATACATATTGATCCTTTCGAGAAAGAGACGCGTATTCGGGTCCGTATCGACGGCGTCCTGCAGGAGAAGCTGTCTATTCCAGCAAAAGTCTCGGGAGCTTTGATGGCGCGGCTCAAGGTCATGTCCGACCTCGATATCGCAGAGAAACGCCTGCCCCAGGATGGACGGATCGTTTTCAAGCATTATACCCGTCGAGGGATTGACGTGGACCTCCGGGTATCTACGGCACCACTCAATCATGGAGAGGGCGCTGTTATGCGTATTTTGGATAAGCAGAAGTCGACCCTACCGCTTCCAGCTTTGGGCTTTTCGGAGCAAAACTTGAGTATGTATCGCGAGTTGATCACGCGGCCTTATGGCATGATCCTACACTGCGGCCCAACGGGTTCAGGAAAGTCGATGACGCTTTATTCCGCACTCAATGAGATTAATACCCCAGACCTATGCATTCGGACGGCTGAGGACCCGATTGAGTATACATTGCCTGGTCTAGCCCAGATGCAGATGAATCGGAAAATCGGGCTGACCTTCGCGACGGCCCTGCGTGCCTTCCTCCGTCAGGATCCCGACATTATCCTGGTCGGTGAGATTCGCGATACCGAGACGGCGGGCATTGCCGTGGAGGCTGCGCTTACTGGTCATATGCTTTTTTCTACCCTCCACACCAATGATGCTCCCTCGACGGTAGCTCGTCTGACAGAAATGGGAGTGGAGCCTTTCATGATTTCAGCGTCCATTGTTTGTGTCTGCGCTCAGAGACTGATGCGTCGTCTCAATAAAAATACCAAGGGGGAGTATCAACCCGAAGGAAATGAGCTAGAGATAATCCAAAAAGCTATCGGCTACACGGGCCCTGTTATGGGCGCTGGCCCGGCGGACAGCCCTCTAGGCCCCCCATATAAGGGTCGAGTGGGCATCCATGAGTTGATGCCGACGTCTGAAGAGTTGGTTAAGGGCATCAATGACGGATTGGAAGCGGCCCGGCTCAAAATGATCGCCATGCGCAATGGGATGCGGACGTTGCACCAAGACAGTATGCTTAAGGTCATGGACGGACTCACATCTATGGAGGAGTCTCTTTCGACGGTTCCGCCAGACATGGAAGATCTGAGTGAGTTTGCTGATGCCGTTTAGCCGGTGCCATGACGCTTCAAAAGCGATTAAGCTTGATCCGCAGTATTCCTTCTGACGCTACTAGGAGATGGAGAAGACTCTCATTTTACTCAAACCCGACTGCATGGAGAAAAAGAATGCCGGCGAAGTGATTGGCCGTTTCGAGAAAGCAGGATTTGAGATTGTGGACTGCAAGATGATGCAGCTCACCCCTGAAATTTGTCGCGAGCACTATGCGCATGTGGCAGATCGTCCGTTTTTTCCCGAAATAGAGGGATTCATGACTTCTCGTCCCGTTATGGCGCTGATTCTTTCAGGGAAATCGGTGATCGCTAGGGTACGCGAACTCTTAGGGCCAACAGATTCCACTAAAGCTCCTGCGGGCACCATTCGCGGTGATCTCGGAGAAACGATGATGATTAATGTCGTGCACGCTTCGGATAGCCCCGAAGCAGCAGCAGCAGAGATCAAGCGTTTCTTTGGCGCTTGAGCCCAGGCGATTGCCTAAGGATTCTATTTTGGATCCTCGTTGGTTCGAGACTGAGGCTCCTCTGGTAGACCCAGAAGAGCTCAATACATGGATATTGCATGAGGATGACAATCTGCTCGTGATCAATAAGCCGGGTTGGCTTGTTTGTCATCCGTCGAAAAAGGGACCCTGGTCGAGCCTGGCCGGTGCTGTCCGGGAGCAGTGGCAGATGGACCAGGTGCACATGGTCGCCCGTCTGGATCGTGAGACGTCTGGGCTCGTTATCTTCGCAAAGCATCCCAAGGCGGCGCGCCGTTATCAGATGGCTATGAGCCAGAGGCGGGTAGAGAAGACTTATTTTGCGCTGCTTGCTGGCCGCATGTCTCTAGAGCTCAATGACCGGCTTACTGTGGATATACCTTTAGTTCGTGACCGAAAATCGCTCGTCCATGTAAAGGTGAAGGCCCAGAAAGGGCAACAAGGGCAAAGAGCGACGACATACTTTATGCCGCGTGCTTACGGTGAGCGTTCGACTTGGGTAGAGATCGGCTTAGAAACTGGGCGCAAGCACCAGATACGGGCCCATGCGGAATGGATGGGGCACTCGGTAATAGGGGATAAAATCTACGGACCGGATGCCAATTGGTTCCTTGAGTTTATTGACTCAGGATGGACGCCAGAAATGGCTGCAGCCTTGATACATCCACGTCAGGCTTTGCACTGTGCGCGGATGCATTTTCTTTTCGAAGATGGAGAGGAAAGAGACTTCGAAGCTCCACTGACCGAGGACCTTGTGGAGCTTCTGAAACGAGAGGGGATCGCCTGAGTCTGTTATTCGGCCTCCGACTTTAGCGGGTAGTATTTGGTAAGCGCGTTCCTGGACCAAGAAGGTAGGGACGTTTTGCCAAAACGTCTGCTTTTGCGGCATCGATCTATTTTTCTAGTAGATGCGCTCTGCGATGTAGATCGGGAATCTTTTTACCAATCTATGTGGCTTTTTGTTATTATTCCCAAGTGCCAAGGATTTCGTTACCAGAGCCGGCCGAGTAGATGGCCACTCCTGCGAAAATATTAGCAGCGACTGTGGGCGCTAACGTTCCGCCGCCATCGGCTATTGTCACTGCTGTGGCAAAAGCGCCATTGGCAAGGATCCCGTCTTTGTTGCGGTCCATGATTATAACGATGTTCGTATTGTCGAAAGCATCACCGAGCAAGGCTGAGCGATCGCCGGTAGCCAGATCCACAGCGAAGTCTCCTTCAGATACTGAAAAATAGCGGCGTTTCTTAGGATTGATCGTGGCGGCATCGGCGTCTGCGAGCGGAGTGCCGTCGTAAGCGACGCCGGTAAGTGTTTGTAAAAGGATGTCGGTGTGGGCAGCATTACTCATCACAAATATGCTGTCGGATCCAGTCACTACTGCTGCTCCGTCGAAGGTTGGATAGTAGCCGTAATCGATTTTGTAATTTTCGATAGCGAGAGCGAGCTGACTCATGAAGGTTTTACTTTTCGTTTTCTTTACATTGTCGAATGCTGATCCGACCGTTGGGATCAGGATTGCTGCGAGGATCCCGATAACGGCAATGACAGTCAGCAGCTCAACGAGTGTAAAGCCGCGCGTGCGTGCGGTGGCTTTGGGGTGGGGTAGTAGAATCATGGGTGAAAGATGGATAAATGGGGGCGGGGCGTCGAGTGTTTTTAGGATTGCGACGCCGCTTGTGTTTGGGCCGATTACTTGGATACTACGCGCATGTCCCACGCCTCCCTACGTCGTCCAGCATGGGCTACACTGAAATTTGCACTTTTTTCATCACTCGTATCTGGATTCGCCCGGGCTGAGGTAATCGAAACCCAAGATGCCTCTTTCACTGTTGAGACAGTGGCGGATGGTTTGACGCAACCTTGGTCGATGGCGTTCTTCCCAGAGGGTGAAATGATCGTTTTAGAAAAGGTAGGCGCCATTCGAAAAATCGACTCTGAGGGAAATATAAGTGATCCATTCAGCGGCTTGCCCGCAATCGCGGTTTTGGGACAGGGTGGCTTGCTCGATATTGAGCTCGATCCTGATTATGCTGTTAATGGCTGGGTCTATTTGGTCTATTCTGCACCTCATCCTGAGAATAAGCGCAATGGTATGACGACGGTGGCGCGCTGTCGCTTTGATTTAGAGAATTTGTCGGTTACTGAC
Above is a genomic segment from Opitutales bacterium containing:
- the tadA gene encoding Flp pilus assembly complex ATPase component TadA, which codes for MALARIQVNILSKLSEFGNLDEEAIKEILSIEEELSGEAVDNMLLEKYGVSEFQLLVAKAKAFDLTPFNASLFQVSEHTFEYLERDFCLENKVLPIGTVGEFLVVAVSNPFDVQLNQKIQDITRLRVSTLLALERDINAKLETKDEEKAQVSDYSDVVDALGNEFEEGEELEDAITDEESAPIIKLANRIIEDAYFSGGSDIHIDPFEKETRIRVRIDGVLQEKLSIPAKVSGALMARLKVMSDLDIAEKRLPQDGRIVFKHYTRRGIDVDLRVSTAPLNHGEGAVMRILDKQKSTLPLPALGFSEQNLSMYRELITRPYGMILHCGPTGSGKSMTLYSALNEINTPDLCIRTAEDPIEYTLPGLAQMQMNRKIGLTFATALRAFLRQDPDIILVGEIRDTETAGIAVEAALTGHMLFSTLHTNDAPSTVARLTEMGVEPFMISASIVCVCAQRLMRRLNKNTKGEYQPEGNELEIIQKAIGYTGPVMGAGPADSPLGPPYKGRVGIHELMPTSEELVKGINDGLEAARLKMIAMRNGMRTLHQDSMLKVMDGLTSMEESLSTVPPDMEDLSEFADAV
- a CDS encoding response regulator codes for the protein MKKALVADDHGVNIELAIAVLETMGYEGHSAKNGKEAVEKADEILPDLVLLDYTMPVMDGVEACSKIRQIPALAEIPIFFLSANDELKDRHTAIRSGADDFLSKPFNEQTLKEALWVFENAPSRKARVSS
- a CDS encoding RluA family pseudouridine synthase — its product is MPKDSILDPRWFETEAPLVDPEELNTWILHEDDNLLVINKPGWLVCHPSKKGPWSSLAGAVREQWQMDQVHMVARLDRETSGLVIFAKHPKAARRYQMAMSQRRVEKTYFALLAGRMSLELNDRLTVDIPLVRDRKSLVHVKVKAQKGQQGQRATTYFMPRAYGERSTWVEIGLETGRKHQIRAHAEWMGHSVIGDKIYGPDANWFLEFIDSGWTPEMAAALIHPRQALHCARMHFLFEDGEERDFEAPLTEDLVELLKREGIA
- a CDS encoding class I SAM-dependent RNA methyltransferase, coding for MPQPSKHFNPDPFAYHEEVELTIDDLTNLGVGVGRVDGWVVMVPFVIPGERVRVRIFANRKTFSEGDLVRVIDASPDRVGPKCQLYETCGGCQYQHMSYPAQLAHKRSHVADVMQRLGEIDHPVEAAHGSPVDYGYRSKLTPHWNRGARSGPIGDIGFLRYGSRRSLIDVPQCPIATHGINTTLPHARERVRHPKTAREKKVLKQKGGTLLLRDVAEGVVTEHEKVVTERVGEKVFQFKAGDFFQNNPFILPELVAYVASEAKTPHTRYLIDAYCGVGLFGISLAGYFEQIAGVEVSESAVLWAQGNARINFVENARFMVGAAEAIFEGLTFPSEVTAMIIDPPRKGCDVGFLEQLFAYGPARLVYVSCDPATQARDLKAMCAEGYRVERVKPFDLFPQTRHIENVVTLSRES
- the ndk gene encoding nucleoside-diphosphate kinase, coding for MEKTLILLKPDCMEKKNAGEVIGRFEKAGFEIVDCKMMQLTPEICREHYAHVADRPFFPEIEGFMTSRPVMALILSGKSVIARVRELLGPTDSTKAPAGTIRGDLGETMMINVVHASDSPEAAAAEIKRFFGA